From Quercus lobata isolate SW786 chromosome 1, ValleyOak3.0 Primary Assembly, whole genome shotgun sequence, one genomic window encodes:
- the LOC115949809 gene encoding uncharacterized protein LOC115949809, whose amino-acid sequence MDLNFLAQELHTYILEDHTYKIKDLQKLMKERFQHEISYYKIWDAKQKAITNIHGNWEESYQKLQKLLLAYKDSDPGTQVSYRSINENTLGTIIFKYVFWAFTPSIAGFAHCRPVISIDGTHLYGKYKGKLLIAMATDTNNEIFPLAFAVVDDETGASWGWFLCCLWKAIQHVVLDSGICIISDRHRAIISSIQQWPHDYVSVYHRYCIRHVASNFNTQFKDPFLKSLALKAGYATQARKLDKILDCLKEAELKFSKDPSTENKKPYSYLRKEDLETWTLSHDHGRRYGAMTTNMSECFNGVLKGARGLPISALVNYIWCKLVAYFNDRRTKNIE is encoded by the coding sequence atggatttaaattttcttgctcAAGAACTTCATACATATATACTTGAAGATCACACTTACAAAATAAAGGATCTCCAAAAACTGATGAAGGAAAGGTTTCAGCACGAAATATCGTACTACAAGATatgggatgcaaaacaaaaggccATTACAAACATACATGGGAATTGGGAAGAGTCGTACCAAAAGTTACAAAAGTTGTTATTGGCATATAAGGATAGTGATCCAGGTACACAAGTGTCTTATCGGTCAATCAACGAAAACACACTAGGTACTATTATATTCAAGTATGTGTTCTGGGCTTTCACTCCTTCTATTGCTGGATTCGCACACTGTAGGCCAGTAATTAGTATTGATGGTACTCAtctttatggaaaatataaaggaAAGTTGTTAATTGCAATGGCTACTGATACTAACAATGAGATTTTTCCACTTGCCTTTGCGGTTGTGGATGATGAGACAGGAGCCAGTTGGGGATGGTTTTTATGTTGCTTGTGGAAAGCAATACAACATGTGGTACTCGATTCCGGCATTTGCATAATATCTGACCGACATAGAGCTATCATATCTTCCATTCAACAATGGCCCCATGATTATGTATCGGTATATCATCGATATTGCATTagacatgttgctagcaacttcaacacTCAATTTAAGGACCCATTCTTAAAGTCTCTGGCCTTGAAAGCAGGATACGCTACTCAAGCTCGCAAACTTGATAAAATATTGGATTGCCTTAAAGAAGCTGAACTCAAGTTCAGTAAGGATCCTAGTACAGAGAATAAGAAACCATACTCATATCTAAGGAAGGAGGATTTGGAGACATGGACATTGTCACATGATCATGGACGCCGTTATGGGGCAATGACTACCAATATGTCGGAGTGTTTCAATGGAGTTCTAAAAGGTGCACGTGGACTACCAATATCTGCATTGGTTAACTACATTTGGTGCAAACTGGTTGCCTATTTCAATGATCGGCGCActaaaaatattgagtaa
- the LOC115981115 gene encoding uncharacterized protein LOC115981115 has translation MMGPKRHFFPLLLLFSISAFFLLFLHSYFSTSNPNSNPNFINSLKNPKPKSPNFTFIIKVLAFNRLDSLSRCLRSLAAADYLSDPVHLHIHIDHFASTNNDSLQLDRNLGSSHRILEFVDDFEWRFGEKLVHYRTGNAGLQAQWLEAWWPSSDNEFAFVVEDDLEVSPLYYRFLRSLIVNFYYNASNYSPYIFGASLQRPRFVPGKHGNKIQLDNNARLFLYQLVGTWGQLLFPKPWKEFRLWYDIHKAKGIKPFLEGMVTTGWYKKMGERIWTPWFIKFIHSHGYFNIYTNFLHERALSVSHRDAGVNYGKTAGPDSHLLDESSLDFNFLEMQPLSNLKWYDFCFKEVLPGRVVTSNAELGSVLYGVQNQKSIILVSLFGVSEPVTRNLLCHFERLNIWNYIFMGPESDFLLDLSRRGHPVINADKFLNSVRAYKSMTFQDSNAELIKEILMKAYVIKKCLEYRYNSWMVDGNMLFTSSDLFLETIDPTVDFYVGKGLELMHVRSSSSAEKFWTGALMSKVAEMVDSLTRKASISRDGRNFVYVAANLLEQKGVRIKRVDETSLGLNIDTNNVSRSSLGGGKKMAFWSSEIVLDLIQKRLQELGMWFVDSDFSCIAVVCHKL, from the exons ATGATGGGTCCCAAAAGACACTTCTTCCCACTCCTCCTTCTCTTCTCCATCTCCGccttcttcctcctcttcctccacTCCTATTTCTCCACCTCTAACCCTAACTCTAACCCTAATTTTATCAATTCCCtcaaaaaccctaaacctaagTCCCCCAATTTCACCTTCATCATCAAGGTCCTCGCATTCAACCGCCTCGATTCTCTATCCCGCTGCCTCCGCTCCCTCGCCGCCGCCGACTACCTCTCCGATCCCGTCCACCTCCATATCCACATTGACCATTTCGCCTCCACCAACAACGATTCTCTCCAACTTGACCGCAATTTGGGATCCTCGCATCGGATCCTGGAGTTCGTCGATGATTTCGAGTGGAGATTCGGCGAAAAGCTAGTGCATTATCGGACCGGGAATGCCGGGCTGCAAGCGCAGTGGTTGGAGGCGTGGTGGCCGAGCTCCGATAACGAGTTTGCGTTCGTGGTCGAAGACGATTTGGAAGTGTCGCCGCTTTATTACAGGTTTCTTCGGAGCTTGATTGTGAATTTCTATTACAACGCTTCGAATTACAGTCCGTACATCTTTGGAGCTTCGTTGCAGCGACCTAGGTTCGTTCCAG GTAAACATGGAAACAAAATACAATTAGATAACAATGCACGACTTTTCTTGTACCAGTTGGTTGGCACTTGGGGCCAGCTTCTCTTTCCCAAACCTTGGAAAGAGTTCAGGTTGTGGTATGACATACACAAGGCAAAAGGCATTAAGCCATTTCTTGAGGGGATG GTGACAACAGGATGGTACAAGAAGATGGGAGAGAGAATATGGACTCCTTGGtttattaaatttattcatTCACACGGTTATTTTAATATCTACACCAATTTTTTACATGAGAGAGCGCTTAGTGTCTCTCACAGGGACGCTGGTGTTAACTACGGAAAAACAGCTGGTCCTGATTCTCATTTATTGGATGAAAGTtctcttgatttcaattttttggaaaTGCAACCCTTGAGTAATCTGAAATGGTATGATTTCTGTTTCAAAGAAGTACTTCCTGGAAGAGTTGTAACAAGCAATGCTGAACTTGGGTCTGTTCTTTATGGTGTGCAGAATCAGAAGTCCATTATTTTGGTAAGCCTCTTTGGGGTATCAGAGCCGGTCACTAGGAACTTGCTATGTCATTTTGAGAGGCTAAATATTTGGAACTACATATTTATGGGCCCTGAATCTGACTTCTTACTTGATCTATCAAGAAGGGGACATCCAGTGATTAATGCTGACAAGTTTCTCAATAGTGTCAGAGCTTACAAATCAATGACGTTTCAAGATTCTAATGCAGAGCTGATTAAGGAGATTTTAATGAAGGCCTATGTCATCAAGAAGTGCTTGGAGTATAGGTATAATTCTTGGATGGTGGATGGGAACATGCTTTTCACCAGTAGTGACCTGTTTCTTGAAACCATTGATCCCACTGTTGATTTCTATGTTGGGAAAGGATTGGAACTTATGCATGTCAGAAGCTCATCTTCTGCTGAGAAATTCTGGACTGGTGCTTTAATGTCCAAGGTTGCTGAGATGGTGGACTCTTTGACGAGGAAAGCTTCAATATCAAGAGATGGCAGGAATTTTGTGTATGTAGCGGCAAACTTATTGGAACAGAAGGGTGTGAGGATTAAAAGGGTTGATGAGACAAGCCTTGGCCTGAATATTGATACCAATAATGTTAGTCGATCTTCTTTAGGGGGTGGAAAGAAGATGGCTTTTTGGTCTAGTGAGATAGTTCTAGATTTAATTCAGAAGCGGCTTCAAGAGTTGGGTATGTGGTTTGTGGATAGTGACTTTTCGTGCATAGCTGTTGTTTGTCACAAGTTATAG
- the LOC115949819 gene encoding uncharacterized protein LOC115949819 yields MAEKIPLPYSITALEALAAIRALRLAGDIGLESFILEGDSKITIDALAGNIVEHAEFGNLFEEAKELASQFGDVSFNHVRRQGNGAAHNSARHARHVSEYTVWMEDISPHLSTVIQAELASFE; encoded by the coding sequence ATGGCGGAAAAAATCCCACTCCCCTATTCGATCACTGCACTTGAGGCTCTTGCAGCAATAAGGGCTCTGAGATTGGCTGGGGACATTGGTCTTGAGTCTTTCATCCTAGAGGGGGATTCCAAGATCACTATTGATGCTTTGGCAGGAAATATCGTGGAGCATGCTGAGTTTGGAAACCTGTTTGAGGAAGCTAAGGAGTTGGCAAGTCAGTTTGGTGACGTGAGTTTTAACCATGTAAGGAGACAGGGCAATGGTGCCGCGCATAACAGTGCTAGACATGCAAGACATGTTAGCGAGTATAcagtgtggatggaggatattTCTCCACATCTTTCTACTGTAATTCAAGCCGAGTTGGCGTCTTTTGAATAA